A single genomic interval of Agromyces cerinus harbors:
- a CDS encoding APC family permease, with amino-acid sequence MNDDPSWTKVVQAVEPEQPQLKRVLGPGLLLLFIVGDILGTGIYALTGQVAAEVGGAAWLPFLLAFAVATVTAFSYLELVTKYPQAAGAALYTHKAFGIHFFTFIVCFIVMTSGITSASTASRAFAANLLIAFGIPDATVTTMLIAVAFIVLIMLVNLRGVSESVWLNVFLTLVELSGLLLVILIGMWAIAGGNADWSRVVAFETPEDKGVLLAVSTATSLAFFAMVGFEDSVNMAEETKDPSRIFPKMMLSGLGIAAVIYVLVSITVVALVPIGQLVGSETPLVTAVEAAAPGFPINDLLPFISMFAVANTALINMMMASRLLYGMSRQEVLPPFLGKVAPRRQTPWAAILFTSALAVGLIVYVSLDAEGSIVALLGGTTSLLLLTVFAIVNVTVLVLRRQPVEHKHFRTPSALPVIGAITCLYLVFPWTSGRPAGQYGIALALLAIGVVLWIAERVYTAARRRRAGV; translated from the coding sequence ATGAACGACGACCCGTCTTGGACGAAGGTCGTACAGGCCGTCGAGCCGGAGCAGCCACAGCTCAAGCGGGTGCTCGGACCGGGACTGCTGCTCCTGTTCATCGTCGGCGACATCCTCGGCACGGGCATCTACGCGCTCACCGGTCAGGTCGCCGCGGAGGTCGGCGGGGCAGCGTGGCTGCCGTTCCTCCTCGCGTTCGCCGTGGCGACCGTGACCGCGTTCTCGTACCTGGAGCTCGTCACCAAGTACCCGCAGGCCGCCGGCGCGGCGCTGTACACGCACAAGGCGTTCGGCATCCACTTCTTCACCTTCATCGTGTGCTTCATCGTGATGACCTCGGGCATCACGTCGGCGTCGACGGCCTCGCGCGCGTTCGCGGCGAATCTCCTGATCGCCTTCGGAATCCCGGATGCCACGGTGACGACGATGCTCATCGCGGTCGCGTTCATCGTGCTCATCATGCTGGTGAACCTCCGCGGCGTGAGCGAGAGCGTGTGGCTCAACGTCTTCCTGACCCTCGTGGAGCTGTCGGGCCTGCTGCTCGTCATCCTGATCGGCATGTGGGCGATCGCCGGCGGCAACGCGGACTGGTCGCGGGTCGTGGCCTTCGAGACGCCGGAAGACAAGGGTGTGCTGCTTGCGGTCAGCACCGCGACATCCCTCGCCTTCTTCGCGATGGTGGGGTTCGAGGACTCGGTCAACATGGCCGAGGAGACGAAGGACCCGAGTCGCATCTTCCCGAAGATGATGTTGAGCGGGCTCGGCATCGCGGCGGTGATCTACGTGCTGGTGTCGATCACCGTGGTCGCGCTCGTGCCGATCGGGCAACTCGTCGGCAGCGAGACGCCGCTCGTGACCGCGGTCGAGGCCGCGGCGCCCGGATTCCCGATCAACGACCTGCTGCCGTTCATCTCGATGTTCGCGGTCGCCAACACGGCACTCATCAACATGATGATGGCGAGCCGCCTGCTCTACGGCATGAGCCGGCAGGAGGTGCTGCCGCCGTTCCTCGGCAAGGTCGCGCCGAGACGGCAGACGCCATGGGCGGCGATCCTGTTCACGAGTGCGCTGGCTGTGGGCCTCATCGTCTACGTCTCCCTCGACGCCGAAGGCTCGATCGTCGCCCTGCTCGGTGGCACGACCTCGCTCCTACTGCTCACCGTGTTCGCGATCGTCAACGTGACCGTGCTGGTGCTGCGGCGGCAGCCGGTCGAGCACAAGCACTTCCGCACGCCCTCGGCACTGCCGGTGATCGGCGCGATCACATGCCTCTACCTGGTGTTCCCGTGGACCTCCGGCCGGCCGGCCGGGCAGTACGGGATCGCGCTCGCCCTCTTGGCGATCGGCGTCGTGCTGTGGATCGCAGAGCGCGTGTACACGGCAGCGCGGCGCCGACGCGCTGGCGTGTGA
- a CDS encoding MFS transporter — MTSPTAIIDSRSTLRLWLAMVPLLLGILIGALAISSVSTALPRIRADLAFTDTEGLWFVDIYSLSLAATLIVAARIGDAFGRKRIVLIGLAGFAVLNAVGGLADNGTLLIVIRGLLGVAEAFVVAGVVATIGANYQARERVMAYGLWTATFGVGSALGPVIGGLLSDGPGWRWLLLGSVPLAVLAGVLAFWLVPDSRSSRPQSWDIPSIVSSIVALGALTFALHEALAAPVSAAVAGAIAVVSLVFFVARQRRLSEPLIDMRLFGLQGFSPAIVRVLIASGVASGSVLLVSLHLQDTRGQSAADAGLAILPQAAAIAIGGVVAPIALRWLRAQTLTVGALLLQAAGMAWLVTDPELVAVPLACVGLGFGIAGTLAATALFDATTDDDAGQVGAIQEVGFALGGGLGIAILGTIAAVSDGGFATAALVAAIALVAAAILPFVRRRTASGARAMLTPEDS; from the coding sequence GTGACCTCACCAACCGCCATCATCGATTCGCGCTCGACCCTCCGCCTCTGGCTCGCGATGGTCCCACTGCTCCTGGGAATCCTCATCGGCGCGCTCGCGATCAGCAGCGTCTCCACCGCCCTTCCCCGAATACGTGCCGACCTGGCCTTCACCGACACCGAGGGGCTCTGGTTCGTCGACATCTACTCGCTCTCGCTGGCCGCAACCCTCATCGTCGCCGCGCGGATCGGCGACGCGTTCGGTCGGAAGCGGATCGTCCTCATCGGCCTCGCGGGATTCGCGGTGCTCAACGCGGTCGGAGGCCTCGCGGACAACGGGACCCTGCTCATCGTCATCCGCGGGCTGCTCGGTGTCGCCGAAGCGTTCGTCGTCGCGGGGGTGGTCGCCACCATCGGCGCCAACTACCAGGCCAGGGAGCGCGTGATGGCGTACGGGCTGTGGACGGCGACGTTCGGCGTGGGAAGCGCGCTCGGTCCTGTGATCGGCGGGCTGCTCTCGGACGGACCAGGGTGGCGCTGGCTGCTGCTGGGGAGCGTGCCGCTTGCGGTGCTCGCCGGGGTTCTCGCGTTCTGGTTGGTCCCGGACTCGCGCAGTTCCCGACCGCAGTCCTGGGACATCCCGAGCATCGTCTCCTCGATCGTCGCACTCGGCGCCCTCACATTCGCGCTGCACGAGGCGCTCGCGGCGCCGGTGTCCGCCGCGGTGGCCGGTGCGATCGCGGTCGTGAGTCTCGTCTTCTTCGTCGCCAGGCAACGACGGCTGAGCGAACCGCTCATCGATATGCGACTGTTCGGGCTGCAGGGGTTCAGCCCCGCCATCGTTCGAGTGCTCATCGCCAGCGGCGTCGCGTCCGGGTCCGTCCTGCTCGTGAGCCTGCATCTGCAGGACACGAGGGGCCAGAGCGCCGCGGATGCCGGCCTCGCGATCCTGCCCCAGGCGGCGGCGATCGCGATCGGCGGGGTGGTCGCGCCGATCGCGCTTCGCTGGTTGCGCGCACAGACACTCACGGTCGGAGCGCTTCTCCTGCAGGCCGCCGGCATGGCATGGCTCGTCACGGACCCGGAGCTCGTCGCGGTGCCACTGGCGTGCGTCGGACTCGGATTCGGCATCGCGGGAACGCTTGCGGCGACGGCGTTGTTCGACGCGACCACCGACGACGACGCCGGCCAGGTCGGCGCGATCCAGGAGGTCGGCTTCGCGCTCGGCGGCGGGCTCGGCATCGCCATCCTCGGCACGATCGCTGCGGTCTCGGACGGTGGATTCGCCACCGCCGCTCTCGTCGCGGCGATCGCGCTCGTCGCCGCGGCGATCCTCCCGTTCGTGCGCCGCCGGACGGCGAGCGGTGCTCGAGCAATGCTCACGCCGGAGGACTCCTGA
- a CDS encoding winged helix-turn-helix transcriptional regulator, producing MREKTERIVREWSDSCDAEVSIAVLGGAWKPSILTLLGEHEVLRFGELGRLLQDPTSRVLTRQLRELEEDGLITRMVYRQVPPKVEYRLSELGVSATPLLGELTRWGTQYAEQQRSSPDRVSSPSE from the coding sequence ATGAGAGAGAAGACGGAACGGATCGTCCGCGAGTGGTCCGATTCGTGTGACGCTGAGGTGTCGATCGCCGTGCTCGGCGGGGCCTGGAAGCCGAGCATCCTCACTCTCCTCGGCGAGCACGAGGTGCTGCGGTTCGGGGAACTCGGCCGGCTCCTTCAGGATCCGACGTCACGCGTGCTCACCCGCCAGCTGCGGGAGCTCGAGGAGGACGGCCTCATCACGCGCATGGTGTACCGTCAGGTGCCGCCGAAGGTCGAGTACCGGCTGAGCGAACTCGGAGTCAGCGCGACGCCGCTGCTCGGCGAGTTGACACGCTGGGGCACGCAGTATGCGGAACAGCAGCGCTCGTCGCCCGACCGGGTTTCGAGCCCGTCGGAATGA
- a CDS encoding GNAT family N-acetyltransferase, with the protein MSERPVFRLPFKFEESLTERLRLRTMREADLGDILAYQSRADVCEYLLYEPRDRETLAARIAKWSEQSTLASDGDFLELAVEHRSDARVIGDLYFMLERAEHGCAAIGWAFHPGYSGQGYATEAAMQVLRLGFDSIGLHRIVAEVDPLNAASVALCRRLGMRKEAHLVGNIWFKGRWADTDVYALAETEWRDRPDATPPPSA; encoded by the coding sequence GTGAGCGAGCGTCCCGTCTTCCGCCTCCCGTTCAAGTTCGAGGAATCTCTCACCGAACGCCTCCGGCTCCGCACCATGCGTGAGGCGGACCTCGGTGACATCCTCGCCTACCAGTCCCGCGCCGACGTCTGCGAGTACCTCCTCTACGAGCCTCGCGATCGCGAGACACTCGCCGCCAGGATCGCGAAATGGTCGGAACAGTCGACCCTCGCATCCGATGGCGACTTCCTCGAACTCGCGGTCGAACACCGGAGTGATGCGCGCGTGATCGGCGACCTCTACTTCATGCTCGAGCGTGCCGAACACGGCTGCGCCGCGATCGGCTGGGCATTCCACCCCGGGTATTCCGGTCAGGGGTACGCCACCGAGGCTGCGATGCAGGTGCTTCGGCTGGGATTCGACTCGATCGGCCTGCATCGCATCGTCGCCGAGGTGGATCCCCTGAATGCGGCATCCGTCGCGCTCTGCCGTCGACTCGGAATGCGCAAGGAGGCGCACCTGGTCGGGAACATCTGGTTCAAGGGCCGCTGGGCCGACACGGATGTCTACGCACTGGCCGAGACCGAGTGGCGTGACCGGCCCGACGCAACGCCACCGCCGTCCGCTTGA
- a CDS encoding thymidine kinase yields MRSIPNGRLQVVCGPMFAGKSEELLRRVRRAQLAGLAVEVVNHALDDRHAAGRVASHSGLSIASRSVPDVGSLVKLVGDRELDLLAIDEAQFFGTELVPAVSRLVLTGMSVVVAGLCVTFDGRPFEPLPSLMALAEDVTKLTAVCAVCGQDAAFHQRVLADDVADARVATAEHVGGIESYQARCRQHFGERGRRPL; encoded by the coding sequence ATGCGCAGCATCCCGAACGGCCGCCTGCAGGTGGTCTGCGGCCCGATGTTCGCCGGTAAGTCCGAGGAGTTGCTGCGGCGCGTGCGCCGCGCGCAACTCGCCGGACTCGCCGTCGAGGTCGTCAACCACGCGCTTGACGATCGGCACGCCGCGGGCCGAGTGGCCTCGCATTCGGGGCTCAGCATCGCGTCCCGATCAGTGCCCGACGTCGGCTCGCTGGTAAAGCTGGTCGGCGATCGCGAGCTGGACCTGCTCGCGATCGATGAGGCGCAGTTCTTCGGGACGGAGCTCGTCCCGGCGGTGAGCAGACTGGTGCTCACCGGAATGTCGGTCGTCGTCGCCGGTCTCTGCGTGACGTTCGACGGCCGCCCCTTCGAGCCGCTTCCATCGCTCATGGCGCTCGCCGAGGATGTGACGAAGCTCACAGCCGTGTGCGCCGTCTGCGGGCAGGATGCCGCGTTCCATCAGCGGGTCCTCGCCGACGACGTCGCGGACGCTCGCGTCGCGACCGCCGAGCATGTGGGCGGGATCGAGTCGTACCAGGCACGCTGTCGGCAGCACTTCGGCGAACGAGGCCGTCGCCCACTGTGA
- a CDS encoding glycoside hydrolase family 3 protein, whose product MSVEEKVGQLFVVEVYGRDATAVTATAAANNRRLYGVDTPAQVIDKYKPGGVIYFTTRGPDNFGTPTQIATLSNGLQTAATDQPAGIPLLISTDQEGGALVARFGAPATQMPGQMPLGASRSAEHAHRSAEVIGTELAAVGINQDYAPVADVNVNPANPVIGIRSIGEDPQLVAELVAAEVDGFHDGGVAAAAKHFPGHGDTATDSHFGLPEVTHTREQLEAIDLPPFRAAIAEGVDTIMTAHVVLRSIDPSGAPATMSEPILTGLLREELGYDGLIVTDALDMQGATSTYPPNVAPVAAFKAGADMLVLPPQMDVAFNAVLSAVRSGEISEKRLDESVYRVLRLKLQRDLFEDPFVDADAAAAIVGAPAHVADAQTISDDTTTLLKNDAGVLPLSTEPRDVLVTGWGVATTSTLGGAIAARGQSVTVRETGLTPSAAVIAEVAAAAANHDLVVVSTNNASNVSATTGLPTASAAAQQAFVQALLASGTPVVVSAMRNPYDISVMTNVPTALATYGYTAASLESLTRVLFGENEPVGKLPVTIPTADRTGVLYPFGHGLGFD is encoded by the coding sequence ATGAGCGTTGAAGAGAAGGTGGGTCAGCTCTTCGTCGTCGAGGTGTACGGGCGCGACGCCACGGCTGTGACTGCCACCGCTGCCGCGAACAACCGGCGGCTGTACGGCGTCGATACTCCAGCGCAGGTCATCGACAAGTACAAGCCCGGCGGCGTCATCTACTTCACGACCCGCGGGCCCGACAACTTCGGCACGCCGACCCAGATCGCGACGCTCTCGAACGGGCTGCAGACAGCGGCGACCGACCAGCCGGCCGGCATCCCCCTGCTCATCTCGACCGACCAGGAGGGCGGCGCCCTCGTCGCCCGGTTCGGCGCTCCGGCGACGCAGATGCCCGGGCAGATGCCCCTCGGCGCGAGTCGCTCGGCGGAGCACGCGCACCGCTCGGCCGAGGTGATCGGCACCGAGCTCGCCGCGGTCGGCATCAACCAGGACTACGCGCCGGTCGCCGACGTCAACGTCAACCCGGCCAACCCGGTCATCGGCATCCGCTCGATCGGCGAAGACCCGCAGCTCGTCGCCGAGCTCGTCGCCGCCGAGGTCGACGGCTTCCACGACGGCGGCGTCGCGGCCGCCGCGAAGCATTTCCCGGGCCACGGCGACACGGCGACCGACAGCCACTTCGGACTCCCCGAGGTGACGCACACGCGCGAGCAGCTGGAGGCCATCGACCTGCCGCCGTTCCGGGCCGCGATCGCCGAAGGCGTCGACACGATCATGACCGCGCACGTCGTGTTGCGCTCGATCGACCCGAGCGGCGCCCCCGCCACGATGTCGGAGCCGATCCTCACGGGCCTCTTGCGCGAAGAGCTCGGCTACGACGGGCTCATCGTCACCGACGCGCTCGACATGCAGGGTGCCACGAGCACCTATCCGCCGAACGTCGCGCCCGTCGCGGCGTTCAAGGCGGGCGCCGACATGCTCGTGCTCCCACCCCAGATGGATGTCGCCTTCAACGCCGTGCTGAGCGCTGTGCGGAGCGGCGAGATCTCCGAGAAGCGGCTCGACGAGTCGGTGTACCGTGTCTTGCGGCTCAAGCTGCAGCGCGACCTCTTCGAGGACCCGTTCGTCGATGCCGATGCCGCGGCCGCGATCGTCGGCGCACCCGCGCACGTCGCCGACGCGCAGACGATCTCCGACGACACGACCACGCTCCTCAAGAACGACGCCGGCGTGCTGCCGCTCTCGACCGAGCCGCGCGACGTGCTCGTCACGGGCTGGGGCGTCGCGACGACGTCGACCCTCGGAGGCGCGATCGCCGCCCGCGGGCAGAGCGTCACGGTGCGCGAAACGGGGCTCACGCCGAGTGCGGCCGTGATTGCCGAGGTCGCCGCGGCCGCTGCGAACCACGACCTCGTCGTGGTCTCGACGAACAACGCGTCGAACGTCTCGGCGACGACCGGGCTGCCGACCGCGTCGGCCGCAGCCCAGCAGGCCTTCGTGCAGGCGCTCCTGGCAAGCGGCACGCCGGTAGTCGTGTCGGCGATGCGCAACCCGTACGACATCTCGGTCATGACGAACGTGCCGACGGCACTCGCGACCTACGGCTACACGGCGGCGTCGCTCGAGTCGCTCACGCGTGTGCTCTTCGGCGAGAACGAACCGGTCGGCAAGTTGCCCGTCACGATCCCGACGGCGGACCGGACGGGCGTGCTGTACCCGTTCGGCCACGGGCTCGGGTTCGACTGA
- a CDS encoding DUF1801 domain-containing protein, with protein sequence MSDKSDSEQIDDIIAQQSGWKQDVLVALRAAIMAADPAAVEAVKYKKPSKPEGVPFWTHDGDVCFVDVLKSAVRLTFAKGARMESSDLFNTRLDSKVVRAIDYFDGDRVDEAAVKALVAEAVELNVAAR encoded by the coding sequence ATGAGTGACAAGTCCGATTCCGAGCAGATCGACGACATCATCGCGCAGCAGAGCGGCTGGAAGCAGGACGTGCTCGTCGCGCTTCGAGCTGCGATCATGGCCGCCGACCCGGCTGCCGTCGAGGCGGTCAAGTACAAGAAGCCCTCTAAACCGGAGGGAGTTCCGTTTTGGACGCATGACGGAGACGTCTGCTTCGTCGACGTGCTCAAGAGCGCTGTAAGGCTGACGTTCGCGAAGGGTGCCCGCATGGAAAGCAGCGATCTCTTCAACACCCGGCTGGACAGCAAAGTCGTTCGAGCCATCGACTACTTCGATGGAGACCGCGTGGACGAAGCGGCGGTCAAGGCGCTCGTAGCTGAGGCCGTGGAACTCAACGTCGCAGCCAGGTGA
- a CDS encoding tyrosine-type recombinase/integrase: protein MTSMSQPRTSEVVGYRFLRNATMSGNLSASRRTSLGIATCSPKGFYRYTFKPAARRAGFPELHLHELRHTFATLALESKALDMHELSRAMGHASYEIADRVYAHLRKKDYSSHRARFSAHVAAARATPPQQVRLRAAGDR from the coding sequence ATGACCTCGATGAGCCAGCCGAGGACCTCCGAAGTCGTCGGGTATAGATTTCTCCGCAATGCAACGATGTCGGGGAATCTCTCTGCCTCGCGGCGCACCTCACTCGGAATAGCGACGTGTTCTCCAAAGGGCTTCTACCGCTACACCTTCAAGCCCGCCGCGCGTCGGGCAGGGTTCCCGGAACTGCACCTGCACGAGCTTCGCCACACGTTCGCGACGCTGGCGCTGGAGAGCAAGGCGCTCGACATGCACGAACTCAGCCGAGCGATGGGCCACGCCAGCTACGAGATCGCCGACCGGGTCTACGCGCACCTGCGCAAGAAGGACTACAGCTCGCACCGCGCCCGGTTCTCTGCCCACGTCGCGGCGGCCAGAGCTACTCCCCCGCAGCAAGTACGCCTTCGTGCGGCTGGCGACCGGTAA
- a CDS encoding TIR domain-containing protein, with protein MDLTRKLELLDQQISDANGGYPEDFDKWLKRTDVVVRQIFGDDSPMYRSFTAIAFGPSIWFDGMDTSGYQPAGVTETVALLEAAKLEVEISEEASERPIPAADQSEASDRVFIVHGQDDARKFELSSFLQNLTGAQPVILHQQANKGQVLIEKFESSAASVGFAVVLLTGDDVGRPKSLDPEDDQSRARQNVVFEMGFFFGLLGRTRVAVLYDDGVELPSDINGIVYIPIDPAGGWKSKLAVELDGVDISVDWSAIGRS; from the coding sequence GTGGACCTGACGAGAAAACTCGAACTCCTCGACCAACAGATATCCGATGCCAACGGCGGCTATCCTGAGGATTTCGATAAGTGGTTGAAGCGAACAGACGTGGTCGTCCGCCAGATCTTCGGCGACGACAGTCCCATGTACAGGAGCTTCACCGCAATCGCGTTCGGTCCGTCGATTTGGTTTGACGGGATGGATACAAGCGGATATCAGCCTGCTGGAGTCACCGAGACCGTCGCCCTTCTCGAAGCCGCCAAGCTTGAAGTCGAAATCTCGGAAGAAGCTTCAGAGAGACCTATTCCCGCAGCGGATCAATCAGAGGCGTCAGATCGGGTCTTCATAGTTCATGGCCAGGATGATGCTCGCAAGTTTGAGCTTTCATCCTTCTTGCAGAATCTGACGGGCGCGCAGCCAGTAATCCTGCACCAGCAGGCCAACAAGGGGCAGGTGTTGATCGAAAAGTTCGAGTCAAGCGCTGCATCCGTTGGATTTGCAGTGGTCCTCCTGACCGGTGACGACGTTGGACGTCCGAAGTCTCTCGATCCTGAGGACGATCAGTCGCGTGCACGCCAGAACGTCGTGTTCGAGATGGGGTTCTTCTTTGGTTTGCTCGGACGGACGCGAGTCGCGGTCCTATACGACGATGGGGTTGAACTTCCGAGCGATATCAACGGAATCGTATACATCCCGATCGACCCGGCGGGCGGCTGGAAGTCCAAGCTCGCGGTTGAGCTGGACGGGGTCGACATCAGCGTCGACTGGTCGGCCATCGGTCGCAGCTAG
- a CDS encoding MarR family winged helix-turn-helix transcriptional regulator, which produces MTPEITVLDRLLEVSELFQKDMAHAFDGTPLTPSRVRVLWELAATGPSTQHALATRLEVSPRNITGLVDALEAGGYVARTPHPSDRRAIIVSLAASAEEFMRDMQRDHAELSAELLGAVAPADRDALLRGVEAIAGRLRELIEADEQRRAVGEARAAVGE; this is translated from the coding sequence ATGACTCCCGAGATCACCGTGCTCGACCGGCTGCTCGAGGTCAGCGAGCTCTTCCAGAAGGACATGGCCCACGCGTTCGATGGCACGCCGCTGACCCCCTCACGCGTGCGCGTGCTCTGGGAGCTCGCCGCCACCGGCCCGTCGACGCAGCACGCGCTCGCGACCCGGCTCGAGGTGAGTCCGCGCAACATCACCGGTCTCGTCGACGCGCTCGAGGCCGGCGGGTACGTCGCGCGTACACCGCACCCGAGTGATCGGCGGGCGATCATCGTGTCGCTCGCGGCATCCGCTGAGGAGTTCATGCGCGACATGCAGCGCGACCACGCCGAACTCTCAGCCGAACTGCTCGGCGCCGTCGCGCCCGCCGATCGTGATGCGCTGCTGCGGGGCGTCGAGGCGATCGCCGGGCGTCTGCGCGAGCTCATCGAAGCCGACGAGCAGCGCCGGGCGGTCGGCGAGGCACGGGCGGCGGTGGGGGAGTGA
- a CDS encoding GNAT family N-acetyltransferase codes for MITDVTEDLEPLRLRVAPASEVPFTDVEAVFGTRGDPAHCWCQWYKIPGSDWRRFGDDGLRDRLQEQLNASGIGRGLIAYDGETPVGWCAVEPRTDLPRVRLSTIVKGGTEHPDFDDTAVWAVSCFVVPRNHRGRGVARALAEAAVDFARAGGARVVEAYAVDPKIRAKVSADALFHGTVSMFTHAGFTEVSRPRPDRAIMQVELAG; via the coding sequence GTGATCACCGACGTGACCGAAGACCTCGAGCCGCTCCGGCTCCGGGTCGCCCCTGCGAGCGAAGTTCCGTTCACCGATGTCGAAGCCGTCTTCGGCACTCGTGGCGATCCTGCGCACTGCTGGTGCCAGTGGTACAAGATCCCGGGCAGCGACTGGCGCCGGTTCGGCGACGACGGGCTGCGCGACCGGCTGCAAGAGCAGTTGAACGCGTCGGGCATCGGGCGCGGGCTCATCGCCTACGACGGCGAGACGCCGGTCGGCTGGTGCGCCGTCGAACCTCGCACCGACCTCCCCAGGGTTCGCCTGAGCACCATCGTCAAGGGCGGCACCGAGCATCCCGATTTCGATGACACCGCCGTCTGGGCGGTCTCCTGCTTCGTCGTGCCCCGCAACCACCGGGGCCGCGGCGTCGCTCGCGCTCTCGCCGAGGCGGCGGTCGACTTCGCCCGAGCAGGCGGCGCCCGCGTCGTCGAGGCCTATGCCGTCGACCCGAAGATCCGCGCGAAGGTCTCGGCCGACGCGCTCTTCCACGGCACCGTCTCGATGTTCACCCATGCGGGCTTCACCGAGGTCTCACGACCCCGGCCCGACCGCGCGATCATGCAGGTCGAGCTGGCCGGCTGA
- a CDS encoding CHAD domain-containing protein codes for MALDDAGDHDGAGAVVLAAMRAIGVRLDEIEPAAIADEPDAVHRLRTTVRRLRSVLAVYGSLFDASQVDEVRRRYRTLGRRLGRVRDLEVRLLVAQEALHDAATSGGLDSAALVQVSAGIVADVTTSHQLAHGRFVEHQRRPGAARRRAALDELLTDAAVARLAGAEARPVLGALLGREARRAAKRASGVEATSTPAQLHAARRAARRLRYAAEAIADDPGATFGAPASRLAAAGQGVQDVLGDHRDQLLFAEYLRSSAPGAVGTGQSIVVERLADAADRHAAARLSDLGPAVHDLCRAERDWLSG; via the coding sequence ATGGCTCTCGACGACGCGGGCGACCACGACGGTGCCGGTGCGGTGGTGCTGGCGGCAATGCGCGCGATCGGAGTCCGCCTCGATGAGATCGAGCCGGCGGCCATTGCCGACGAGCCGGATGCGGTGCATCGTTTGCGTACCACCGTGCGGCGGCTTCGCAGCGTGCTCGCCGTGTACGGATCGTTGTTCGACGCCTCGCAGGTCGATGAGGTACGCCGTCGGTATCGAACGCTCGGCCGGAGGCTCGGCAGGGTGCGCGACCTCGAGGTCCGGCTCCTCGTGGCGCAGGAGGCCCTGCACGACGCAGCGACGTCGGGGGGCCTCGATTCCGCGGCGCTGGTGCAGGTCAGCGCCGGAATCGTCGCGGACGTGACCACATCCCATCAACTCGCGCACGGGCGATTCGTCGAACACCAGCGACGGCCGGGCGCCGCTCGGCGTCGCGCTGCGCTCGACGAACTGCTCACCGACGCAGCCGTAGCCAGACTGGCAGGTGCGGAAGCTCGGCCCGTCCTCGGTGCACTCCTCGGGCGCGAAGCGCGGCGGGCCGCGAAACGGGCGTCAGGAGTGGAGGCGACCAGCACTCCGGCGCAGTTGCATGCTGCGCGGAGGGCCGCTCGCCGCCTCCGCTACGCCGCGGAGGCGATTGCAGATGACCCCGGTGCGACCTTCGGTGCACCGGCGTCGCGGCTCGCGGCCGCCGGACAGGGCGTTCAGGACGTGCTCGGCGATCATCGGGATCAGCTGCTGTTCGCCGAGTACTTGCGAAGTTCGGCCCCCGGCGCAGTCGGCACCGGGCAGAGCATCGTGGTCGAGCGACTCGCGGACGCCGCCGATCGACATGCCGCCGCGCGACTCTCCGATCTCGGCCCCGCGGTGCACGACCTTTGCCGCGCCGAGCGTGACTGGCTCTCGGGCTAA
- a CDS encoding DUF167 domain-containing protein: protein MDVTIRVKPGSRKGPLVEALEGDPAASLTVFVRERAVDGAANVGVVAALATHFGVPRSRVHILRGESSRVKRVRIDAD from the coding sequence ATGGACGTCACGATCCGGGTGAAGCCCGGCAGTCGCAAGGGGCCGCTCGTGGAGGCGCTCGAGGGCGACCCGGCCGCCTCGCTGACCGTCTTCGTGCGTGAACGTGCGGTCGACGGCGCCGCGAACGTCGGCGTCGTCGCAGCCCTCGCAACCCACTTCGGGGTGCCGCGGAGTCGCGTGCACATTCTGCGCGGGGAGTCGTCGCGCGTGAAGCGCGTGCGCATCGACGCCGACTGA